Genomic DNA from Gilliamella sp. ESL0441:
ATCAAGACTTGTCTTACTTTTGTTTAGTGGATATTAGATAAATGAAAAGCTTAGAATTAACTTAAGTTTGGAAGGAAGGTTTAAGAAAATATAATGAATAACGGCATAGATTAACGACGAACTGCTAACCACAACAACTAATGACGCTAGTTATTATGGTTAAAACACATTCTAAACTAAAATCAACCACAGACAAAACACCGGCACTACAACCCAATGAGCGATTCTATACCGTGGGTTACGTGCCACAAGGCACAAAACCCAACCGCAGACCAGAACTGACCATTAAGGGC
This window encodes:
- a CDS encoding SymE family type I addiction module toxin encodes the protein MVKTHSKLKSTTDKTPALQPNERFYTVGYVPQGTKPNRRPELTIKGRWLEQFGFYVGCPVIIKIEQGKLIIELAI